Proteins from a single region of Bacteroidota bacterium:
- a CDS encoding cysteine synthase family protein produces MRYPQESIENKFKHLWCMVGNTPMLEIRYTYKGNEKHLFVKCEHYNLTGSIKDRMALYILENAYKAGLIHSENTIIEATSGNTGISFSAIGKALGNRVIIIMPNWLSKERMDIIRSLGAEIILMTKEEGGFLGSIKKAEQMAKEDNEIFLPRQFDNKYNIEAHEKTTAKEIWMQLQQVDLEPHAFVAGVGTGGTVMGVAAYFKKRNPNILVCPLEPHESPTLSTGYKVGTHRIQGISDEFIPSIVKLDVLDHILKASDGDSIIMAQKLARQLGLAVGISSGANIIGAIQLQNQLGDDANVVTIFCDSNKKYLSTDLMKEESVKENYFSTDTEFIDYVPISRMQ; encoded by the coding sequence ATGCGTTACCCACAAGAATCCATAGAAAATAAATTTAAACACTTATGGTGTATGGTTGGCAATACGCCAATGCTCGAAATTCGCTATACTTATAAGGGTAATGAAAAACATCTGTTTGTGAAATGTGAGCATTACAATCTTACAGGAAGTATAAAGGATAGGATGGCATTATATATTTTGGAGAATGCATATAAAGCGGGTTTAATACATTCCGAAAATACAATTATAGAAGCAACAAGTGGCAATACCGGAATTTCATTTAGCGCAATCGGCAAAGCCTTAGGAAATCGTGTAATTATCATTATGCCGAATTGGTTAAGCAAAGAACGTATGGATATTATTCGCAGTTTAGGAGCTGAAATTATTTTAATGACGAAGGAAGAAGGTGGCTTTTTAGGTAGTATAAAAAAAGCAGAACAAATGGCGAAAGAGGATAATGAAATTTTTCTTCCTCGACAATTTGATAATAAATACAATATTGAAGCACATGAAAAAACTACAGCTAAAGAAATTTGGATGCAGTTGCAACAAGTAGATTTGGAACCACATGCATTTGTTGCCGGTGTTGGTACGGGTGGAACTGTAATGGGTGTTGCAGCTTATTTCAAAAAAAGAAATCCAAACATTTTAGTATGTCCGTTGGAGCCACATGAATCACCAACATTAAGTACAGGATATAAAGTAGGAACACATCGTATTCAAGGAATCTCTGATGAGTTTATTCCCTCCATAGTTAAATTAGATGTACTTGATCATATCCTAAAAGCATCTGATGGCGATTCGATTATTATGGCGCAAAAATTAGCAAGACAATTAGGATTGGCTGTAGGTATTTCTTCCGGTGCAAATATTATTGGTGCTATTCAATTACAAAATCAATTAGGTGATGATGCTAATGTGGTAACTATTTTTTGTGATTCAAATAAAAAGTATCTGAGTACTGATCTTATGAAAGAAGAATCAGTAAAGGAAAATTATTTCAGTACTGATACGGAGTTTATTGATTATGTGCCTATTTCTCGGATGCAATAA
- a CDS encoding alkaline phosphatase family protein: MIHSSANAQITFAFGSCNKENLPQNYWEEIAKQNPDLWIWMGDNIYGDSYDTSVLAFKYLLLKNNFYYKNFTKSVPVIGTWDDHDYGKNDAGKNFEIKDDSKELFMRFFDISENDPMRFRGGVYDAYLFNENNITINIIMLDTRYFRDTLIADLCDGKKCYLPNYEGDILGEEQWEWLENELKNSNADVNILCSSIQVIAQEHRFEKWHNFPNARKRLLDLIATNNEVPTIIISGDRHIAEVSAMQLQGEENILYDITSSGLTHTWNNAWSEPNTYRISDLYVEKNFGVLHFNKLNQKVQIELQLFNTDGKLLYVKELF; encoded by the coding sequence TTGATACATTCTTCCGCAAATGCACAAATCACTTTCGCATTTGGCTCTTGCAATAAAGAAAATTTACCACAGAATTACTGGGAGGAAATTGCAAAACAAAATCCTGATCTCTGGATATGGATGGGTGATAATATATATGGTGATAGCTATGATACTTCTGTACTTGCTTTTAAATATCTACTGCTAAAAAATAATTTCTATTATAAAAATTTTACAAAATCGGTTCCTGTAATTGGTACATGGGATGATCATGACTATGGGAAAAATGATGCAGGAAAAAATTTTGAAATAAAAGATGATTCAAAAGAATTGTTTATGCGATTTTTTGATATTTCTGAAAATGATCCCATGCGATTTAGAGGGGGAGTATATGACGCTTATTTATTCAATGAAAATAACATAACTATTAATATCATAATGTTGGATACGAGATATTTTAGAGATACACTTATTGCAGATCTGTGTGATGGAAAAAAGTGCTATCTGCCTAATTATGAAGGTGATATTTTAGGTGAAGAACAATGGGAATGGTTAGAAAATGAATTGAAAAACAGCAATGCGGATGTCAATATTCTATGTTCAAGTATTCAGGTGATTGCACAAGAACATCGGTTTGAGAAATGGCATAATTTTCCAAATGCAAGAAAGAGATTGCTCGATTTAATAGCAACAAATAACGAAGTGCCAACAATAATAATTAGTGGCGACAGACATATAGCAGAAGTGTCAGCTATGCAATTACAAGGAGAAGAAAATATACTTTACGATATCACTTCCAGCGGACTTACACATACATGGAATAATGCGTGGAGCGAACCGAACACCTATCGCATTAGTGATTTATATGTCGAGAAAAATTTTGGAGTATTACACTTTAACAAGCTAAATCAAAAGGTGCAAATTGAGTTGCAACTTTTTAATACTGATGGGAAATTATTGTATGTAAAGGAGTTATTTTAA
- a CDS encoding tail fiber domain-containing protein — protein MLKNITLTLATFLMLALVNPVSAQNTYPGSGAVGIGTLSPNSSSLLDVTSTSKGVLLPRMTKAQRDAILTPSVGLLIYQTNSAPGFYYYNGSAWTAISAKGANTGLSNLSAGGTAINQALTPATTGAIDLGSKTKRWDETYTQSVDAINNSADIETGSFVNQYLAGDFDPVAVFAQADTLDTFGYGVLASGGFAGAFGVGYFGVAGIGSPVGVYGEAIDTISDWAGYFIGDVGISGGFYDISDRKFKTKIEPLTGSLDKLMQLNPTSYTFNNDAETVSLRLNGKSEMGLVADELEKVFPELIKNSFVPMRKNPITGEQFPEIDYKGVNYVGLIPVLIASIQEQQMEIEAKDAEIQTLTERLERLETAFATADGDIKTIAGSNYSNLASLDQNSPNPFKSSTVISYNIPESFQNAFIKVYSINGAEMKTVSVSGTGKGNVQLDGGSFAPGTYTYQLVIDGKTIDTKLMVITQ, from the coding sequence ATGTTAAAAAACATTACACTCACATTGGCAACATTTTTAATGCTTGCCTTAGTAAATCCAGTTTCTGCACAAAACACTTATCCGGGCTCCGGAGCAGTGGGAATTGGTACACTTTCACCTAACTCATCATCTTTATTAGACGTCACCTCTACTTCCAAGGGTGTTCTTTTGCCAAGGATGACTAAAGCACAAAGAGATGCTATTTTAACTCCTTCTGTAGGCTTACTGATCTATCAAACTAATTCAGCACCGGGATTTTATTATTACAATGGTTCTGCGTGGACAGCAATTTCCGCTAAAGGTGCTAATACAGGCCTTTCAAATTTGAGTGCCGGTGGAACTGCAATTAATCAAGCTCTTACACCTGCAACAACTGGCGCAATTGACTTGGGTTCTAAAACCAAACGGTGGGATGAAACTTACACGCAATCTGTAGATGCAATTAACAACAGCGCAGATATTGAAACAGGAAGTTTTGTAAATCAATATTTAGCTGGAGATTTCGATCCAGTTGCTGTATTTGCTCAAGCTGATACACTTGATACATTTGGTTATGGCGTATTAGCTTCCGGTGGATTTGCTGGAGCTTTTGGCGTTGGTTATTTCGGAGTAGCTGGTATCGGTTCTCCGGTAGGTGTTTATGGGGAAGCAATTGATACAATTTCTGATTGGGCAGGTTATTTTATTGGAGATGTAGGTATCTCCGGTGGTTTTTATGATATCTCAGATCGTAAATTCAAAACTAAAATTGAGCCTTTAACTGGTAGCTTGGATAAGTTGATGCAATTAAATCCAACATCTTATACTTTTAATAATGATGCTGAAACTGTTTCATTGCGTTTAAACGGAAAATCTGAAATGGGATTAGTTGCAGATGAACTTGAAAAAGTATTTCCTGAATTAATTAAAAATTCATTTGTACCAATGCGCAAAAATCCAATCACAGGCGAACAATTTCCTGAGATTGATTACAAAGGCGTAAATTATGTTGGACTAATTCCTGTATTGATTGCATCTATTCAGGAACAACAAATGGAGATAGAAGCTAAAGATGCTGAAATTCAAACTTTAACTGAAAGATTGGAAAGATTGGAAACAGCTTTTGCAACTGCAGATGGTGATATTAAAACTATTGCAGGATCAAATTATTCTAACCTTGCTTCTTTAGATCAAAATTCACCTAACCCGTTTAAGTCATCAACAGTTATTAGTTATAACATTCCTGAATCATTCCAGAATGCATTTATAAAAGTGTATTCTATAAATGGTGCTGAAATGAAAACTGTAAGTGTAAGTGGAACAGGTAAAGGAAATGTTCAATTAGATGGTGGCAGCTTTGCACCCGGAACATATACTTATCAGTTAGTAATTGACGGTAAAACTATTGATACCAAACTGATGGTAATTACGCAATAA